The genomic stretch ACCGATCGTGGCCCTCCCGGGAATCTGGGAAACCTGGTCGTTCCTGCGCCCGATCATCGACCCGCTGCACGAGCGCGGGCATCCGCTGCATGTGCTGACGGGCCTCGGCCGCAACGGCCGCCCGGTCGCACGCACCGCGGAGGACGTGGCCACCTACCTCGCCGAGCACCACCTGCGCGACGTGGTGATCGTCGCGCACAGCAAGGGCGGGCTCGTCGGCAAATACGTGATGACCGAGCTCGACCCCGAGGGTAGGGTCGATCGGATGGTGGCGGTGTCGACTCCGTTCGGTGGCTCCCGCTATGCGCCCTACCTCGTGCTGCGCAGCCTGCGCGCATTCTCGCCGCGCGACGCCACGACCCTCCTGCTCTCGACTCGCGCCGGTGCGAACGCACGGATCACCTCGGTCTTCGGGCTCTTCGATCCGCACATCCCCGAGGGCAGCATGCTCGAGGGCGCGGTGAACGTGCGGATCGAGACCGGCGGGCACTTCCGCATCCTGAGCGACCCCGAGACGCTCGCTGCGGTCGTTACCGCGGTGTCCGCGGAAGAGCGCTCGTCCGCGGACACCGCGGGACGCGACCCGGGCGGACGAGACCCCGCGGAAACGAGACACCCCCCGATGGGACATCGCCCGACGCCTCCGTAGCAACCCGCGCCGCCGCCGCGGAACCCCCTGGTGCCCGCCGGCAGCAGGGCGGAGCGTGGAGCCATGCCCGCCCCTTCCACCGGCCCGACCGAGCTCCTCCTCGTCCGACACGGCGAGAGCCTCGCCAACATCGCGGCAAGCGCCGCCGAGGCCTCGGGAGCGCACGAGATCGCCGTCGACCGCCGCGACCCCGACGTCGAACTCTCCCCCGCG from Rathayibacter rathayi encodes the following:
- a CDS encoding esterase/lipase family protein; this translates as MSRLRRLLRNAVWWIRDYAYAVTWQARGILSRRAPDDYLDGDRRPIVALPGIWETWSFLRPIIDPLHERGHPLHVLTGLGRNGRPVARTAEDVATYLAEHHLRDVVIVAHSKGGLVGKYVMTELDPEGRVDRMVAVSTPFGGSRYAPYLVLRSLRAFSPRDATTLLLSTRAGANARITSVFGLFDPHIPEGSMLEGAVNVRIETGGHFRILSDPETLAAVVTAVSAEERSSADTAGRDPGGRDPAETRHPPMGHRPTPP